Proteins from a single region of Vanessa cardui chromosome 13, ilVanCard2.1, whole genome shotgun sequence:
- the LOC124534604 gene encoding uncharacterized protein LOC124534604, with protein sequence MNRFIIFLISAAFVAITIQTTDFQDNLINGYRTLIADIQVRTQKSREDMDTLVSQIKLLMKNEADKAINYMTIYLEQISMYFQVIIHDRKPRNGTYCKESIVKLLGENLQLADENVTLCLALGYQRVQRLPEKLQVHFETLENLKKYSASKLFECQKQQQVGGNCSHESQDLERTVFLYETSPFPVVMAEIAIHGFKEVSDLSVCLKDIISRMMTHSVKVIGDFNRCIHNIEMPKLKYLLKFMKKYA encoded by the exons ATGaatcgttttattatatttttaatttctgctGCTTTTGTCGCCATTACAATACAG ACGACAGACTTCCAGGACAACCTCATAAATGGCTATAGAACGCTGATAGCGGATATCCAAGTTCGAACACAAAAATCACGCGAAGACATGGACACCCTAGTGTCACAAATTAAGCTACTCATGAAAAATGAAGCAGACAAAGCAATAAACTATATGACTATCTATCTAGAACAGATATCTATGTATTTCCAg GTAATAATTCACGATCGCAAACCCCGCAACGGCACTTACTGCAAGGAGAGCATTGTTAAACTGCTCGGGGAGAATTTGCAGCTTGCTGATGAGAACGTTACCTTATGTCTAGCTTTGGGCTATCAACGAGTACAGCGGCTGCCAG AAAAGTTACAAGTACATTTTGAAACGTTGGAAAATCTGAAGAAATATTCGGCATCGAAATTATTCGAATGTCAGAAGCAGCAGCAAGTCGGCGGAAACTGTTCTCATGAAAGTCAAGACCTTGAAAGGACAGTG TTTTTATATGAAACGTCGCCATTTCCCGTCGTGATGGCAGAAATCGCGATACACGGCTTCAAAGAAGTATCCGATTTGAGCGTTTGTCTCAAGGACATTATATCGCGAATGATGACTCATTCCGTCAAGGTCATTGGAGACTTCAATAGATGCATTCACAACATCGAGATGCCGAAACTCAAATATTTACTGAAATTCATGAAGAAATATGCATGA